In Deinococcus puniceus, one genomic interval encodes:
- a CDS encoding protein kinase domain-containing protein: MNLLLLAALFVAGLLLTVRAGERVLAVLVAVLSVAIATVLVALAVGAGGGLLALDRAQGVLSVVAVLVASGVFLLGGRGFPPSIRPAAKPSRPVRVQRTAPPAPPPSRRATLTQTATDLRFQDYEVLDRIGIGGMGSVYRARRRQDGRIVALKVPQEKYLADAKFVKRFYREAEVLKRFNHPNVVRVYDYRMQPQEHYIAMEFLDGDSLEAVLENRTMSFPEGVQIIRALADALRHIHMQNVVHRDIKPANVMVVKNAFVEGQLREGGIKLMDFGIAVGKVLTRLTMTGARVGTPIYMAPEQAKGNRVDARSDVYSLGLLAYEMVTGQTAFKGSYEAVVHQQVFESPKPPKQVRLEVPGKLNDLILNMIEKDPAMRPTLDEVMARIDAGVLTDEVFTDPVTLAMSVQEKRGTLRLLDLKGKLRVSMRDQGNAEGNLPSVPNAMAGDAEGNLYVTLLEYRQAKTGALIRKHSPDGREILAFGAYGLGEGDLLHPVGIAVAQGHVYVLDGEAHHVNVYTTEGRFVRSFGGRGQGLGRFERPRTIVAAPDGHVYILDSGNNEVQRFTAQGEYISRYAFRLDRSSESLRPLEGLGIDGYGAVYIVDGVARKIRKIEVDGTPGVTFTLETLVGEPTDAPWLLQITNDGQIFAVRQGGQVLRTFSGVGDLITSNDMYAPVQSMVLLTRPVPTPVPTSTPTATRA; the protein is encoded by the coding sequence TTGAACCTGCTGCTTCTGGCCGCGCTGTTCGTGGCTGGCCTGCTCCTGACCGTGCGGGCTGGCGAGCGGGTTCTGGCTGTGTTGGTGGCGGTACTCAGCGTGGCCATTGCCACAGTCCTGGTTGCCCTGGCGGTGGGTGCGGGGGGCGGGCTGCTGGCGCTTGACCGGGCGCAGGGGGTGCTGAGCGTGGTGGCCGTGTTGGTCGCCAGTGGGGTCTTCTTGTTGGGTGGGCGCGGGTTTCCGCCTTCTATTCGGCCTGCCGCCAAGCCCAGTCGGCCGGTGCGTGTGCAGCGTACAGCGCCGCCCGCCCCCCCGCCGTCTCGCCGCGCCACCCTGACCCAGACGGCCACCGATCTGCGTTTTCAGGACTATGAGGTTCTAGACCGCATCGGCATTGGCGGCATGGGTAGCGTGTACCGCGCCCGCAGGCGGCAAGATGGCCGGATCGTGGCCCTGAAAGTGCCGCAAGAAAAATACTTGGCCGACGCCAAATTCGTAAAGCGTTTTTACCGCGAGGCCGAAGTGCTCAAGCGCTTCAACCATCCCAACGTGGTGCGGGTCTACGACTACCGCATGCAGCCGCAGGAGCATTACATCGCCATGGAATTTCTGGACGGCGACAGCCTGGAAGCTGTGCTGGAAAACCGCACCATGAGCTTTCCGGAGGGCGTGCAGATTATCCGCGCCCTGGCCGACGCCCTGCGCCACATTCATATGCAAAATGTGGTTCACCGCGACATCAAGCCCGCCAACGTGATGGTCGTCAAGAACGCCTTTGTAGAAGGGCAACTGCGTGAAGGCGGCATCAAGCTGATGGATTTCGGCATCGCGGTGGGCAAGGTGCTGACCCGCCTGACCATGACCGGGGCGCGGGTAGGAACCCCGATCTATATGGCCCCCGAACAAGCCAAGGGCAACCGCGTGGACGCCCGCAGCGACGTGTATTCGCTGGGTCTGCTGGCCTACGAGATGGTCACGGGGCAAACCGCCTTCAAGGGCAGCTATGAGGCGGTGGTGCATCAGCAGGTGTTCGAGTCGCCCAAGCCGCCCAAGCAGGTGCGCCTGGAAGTGCCGGGCAAACTGAACGACCTGATCCTGAACATGATCGAAAAAGACCCGGCCATGCGGCCCACGCTGGATGAGGTGATGGCCCGGATAGATGCGGGCGTGCTGACCGACGAAGTGTTCACCGATCCGGTGACGTTGGCGATGAGCGTGCAGGAAAAACGCGGCACGCTGCGCCTGCTGGATTTGAAGGGCAAACTGCGGGTCAGTATGCGCGATCAGGGCAACGCGGAAGGCAATCTGCCCAGTGTCCCCAACGCGATGGCAGGCGACGCCGAGGGCAACCTGTACGTGACTCTACTGGAGTACCGTCAGGCCAAAACGGGTGCCCTGATTCGCAAGCATTCCCCCGATGGACGCGAGATTCTGGCGTTCGGAGCTTACGGCCTCGGCGAAGGCGACCTGCTGCATCCTGTGGGGATTGCTGTCGCGCAGGGCCATGTGTATGTGCTGGACGGCGAGGCCCATCATGTGAACGTGTATACCACCGAGGGCCGGTTCGTGCGGAGCTTCGGCGGACGCGGACAGGGACTGGGCCGCTTCGAGCGCCCGCGCACCATCGTCGCCGCCCCCGATGGGCACGTGTACATCCTCGACAGCGGCAACAACGAAGTGCAGAGATTTACCGCGCAGGGCGAATACATCAGCCGCTACGCCTTCCGCTTGGATCGCAGCAGCGAGAGCCTGCGCCCACTGGAAGGCCTAGGCATCGACGGCTACGGCGCGGTGTACATCGTGGACGGCGTGGCCCGCAAAATCCGCAAAATCGAGGTAGACGGCACCCCCGGCGTGACCTTTACCCTAGAAACTCTGGTGGGCGAACCCACCGACGCACCCTGGCTGCTGCAAATCACCAACGACGGCCAGATTTTCGCCGTGCGGCAGGGCGGGCAAGTGCTGCGTACCTTTTCGGGCGTGGGCGACCTGATCACGTCTAACGATATGTACGCGCCCGTGCAGTCCATGGTGCTCCTGACCCGGCCAGTGCCGACGCCTGTACCGACCTCTACACCGACAGCCACGCGGGCCTGA